One segment of Stomatobaculum sp. F0698 DNA contains the following:
- the gap gene encoding type I glyceraldehyde-3-phosphate dehydrogenase codes for MVKVAINGFGRIGRLAFRQMFETEGYEVVAINDLTKPEMLAHLLKYDTSQGSFLGKYGEGKHTVEAGEDSITVDGKKITIYKEADAKNLPWKALDVDVVLECTGFYTSKEKASAHLEAGAKKVVISAPAGNDLPTIVYNVNEKTLTKEDKIISAASCTTNCLAPMAKALNDYAPIQSGIMSTIHAYTGDQMILDGPQRKGDLRRSRAGAANIVPNSTGAAKAIGLVIPELNGKLIGSAQRVPVTTGSTTILVAVVAKDEVTKEEINAAMKAAANESFGYNTDEIVSSDVIGMRYGSLFDATQTMVSKIADGCYQVQVVSWYDNENSYTSQMVRTIKYFAEL; via the coding sequence ATGGTTAAAGTTGCGATTAACGGATTTGGACGTATCGGACGCCTTGCGTTCCGCCAGATGTTTGAGACGGAGGGCTATGAGGTTGTTGCGATCAACGATCTCACGAAGCCGGAGATGCTGGCGCACTTGCTGAAGTATGATACTTCGCAGGGCAGCTTCCTCGGAAAGTACGGCGAGGGCAAGCATACGGTCGAGGCGGGTGAGGATTCCATCACCGTTGACGGCAAGAAGATTACGATTTACAAGGAAGCGGACGCAAAGAACCTTCCGTGGAAGGCGCTGGATGTCGATGTCGTCCTGGAGTGCACCGGTTTCTACACCTCGAAGGAGAAGGCTTCGGCTCACCTTGAGGCAGGCGCAAAGAAGGTTGTCATTTCCGCACCGGCAGGCAACGATCTGCCGACCATCGTGTACAACGTCAACGAGAAGACGCTGACCAAGGAGGACAAGATCATCTCCGCAGCTTCCTGCACCACGAACTGCCTCGCACCGATGGCAAAGGCTCTGAATGACTACGCGCCGATTCAGTCCGGCATCATGAGCACCATTCACGCATACACCGGCGATCAGATGATTCTCGACGGCCCGCAGAGAAAGGGCGATCTCAGAAGATCGAGAGCAGGCGCTGCGAACATTGTCCCGAACTCCACCGGCGCTGCGAAGGCGATTGGCCTGGTTATTCCGGAGCTGAACGGCAAGCTCATCGGTTCCGCACAGCGTGTCCCGGTCACGACCGGTTCCACGACCATTCTGGTCGCGGTTGTCGCGAAGGATGAGGTCACGAAGGAAGAGATCAACGCGGCAATGAAGGCGGCGGCAAACGAGTCCTTCGGCTACAACACGGATGAGATTGTCTCCTCCGATGTCATCGGCATGCGCTACGGCTCCCTCTTCGATGCAACCCAGACCATGGTCAGCAAGATCGCGGACGGTTGCTATCAGGTGCAGGTTGTCTCTTGGTATGACAACGAGAACTCCTACACGAGCCAGATGGTTCGCACGATCAAGTACTTCGCAGAGCTGTAA
- a CDS encoding HlyD family efflux transporter periplasmic adaptor subunit, with the protein MAEEVKPKKGLGKKAKRNIRRAVIALAVIGIGGAVVHQRMEASRRAAMASTAVTTGTATIEDITQKLSSTGTIAAKDTYSITSLVSSGTITEANFEVGDHVTKDQVLYRIDDKLAASEMKSAQSALDRAKKSLDSATVDLNDARSKYGDGVYKATRAGYVTKVYVTDGEKISGGGTLVDLTDDTSMTVRIPFLSGEADLIQVGNPATLTLSDTMEQVEGTVLAVGAQEKSLTGGRLVKEVTISVKNPGGLTTDTSVSATVNGFKCVAEAKFEAHYTSNMAADLPGAVDSIKVLVHVGDYIQPGTPIFTMTPKSVKDMLETYSDKVDSAQTGLEAAQKAVDSAKETLDNYTIKSPIDGEVITKGYKAGDKLGGSGQSAGKSATTLATIYDMSAYTFKMAIDETDISKIQVGQKVEITADAMPGETFGGTVTNISLEGSSQGGVSTYPVTVTLDNTDKLLPGMNINAKIVIGSASGVLCIPADALMRDNQVYVKDDSVTEAQGEVPAGFRAVTVETGLITADKVQITSDNIKVGDEVFVQPKVLNTPDAMSMYINGDQGAEADQGAAGDTGAADADQGGDANGQN; encoded by the coding sequence GTGGCAGAAGAAGTAAAGCCGAAGAAGGGGCTCGGGAAAAAGGCAAAGAGAAACATACGCCGCGCGGTCATTGCGCTGGCGGTCATCGGCATCGGCGGCGCTGTGGTGCACCAGCGCATGGAGGCGAGCCGACGGGCGGCCATGGCAAGCACGGCGGTTACGACGGGCACGGCAACCATAGAGGATATCACACAAAAGCTGTCCTCGACCGGCACCATTGCCGCGAAGGATACCTACTCGATCACCTCTCTGGTATCGAGCGGCACGATCACCGAGGCAAATTTTGAGGTCGGCGATCATGTCACCAAGGATCAGGTCCTCTATCGCATCGACGATAAGCTTGCGGCCTCGGAGATGAAGAGCGCGCAGAGTGCCTTGGACCGCGCAAAGAAGAGCTTGGATTCCGCGACGGTTGACTTAAACGACGCGAGAAGCAAGTACGGAGACGGTGTCTATAAAGCAACGCGCGCGGGCTATGTGACCAAGGTCTATGTGACGGACGGCGAGAAGATTTCGGGCGGCGGGACCCTTGTGGATTTGACGGACGACACGAGCATGACGGTGCGCATCCCCTTCCTCTCGGGCGAGGCAGACCTCATTCAGGTCGGCAACCCGGCGACCTTAACGCTCTCCGACACCATGGAGCAAGTCGAGGGCACGGTACTCGCGGTGGGTGCCCAGGAGAAGAGCTTAACCGGCGGCCGCCTCGTGAAAGAAGTGACCATCTCGGTGAAGAACCCGGGCGGACTGACGACCGACACTTCGGTCAGCGCGACCGTGAACGGCTTCAAATGTGTCGCGGAGGCAAAGTTCGAAGCGCATTACACCAGCAATATGGCGGCGGATCTTCCGGGTGCTGTGGACAGCATCAAGGTCTTGGTCCATGTGGGCGACTACATTCAGCCCGGCACGCCGATTTTTACCATGACGCCGAAGTCCGTAAAGGACATGCTTGAGACCTATTCGGACAAGGTGGACAGCGCGCAGACCGGGCTCGAGGCGGCGCAAAAGGCGGTCGACAGTGCCAAGGAGACGCTTGACAATTACACCATCAAATCCCCGATCGACGGTGAGGTCATCACAAAGGGTTATAAGGCCGGCGATAAGCTCGGCGGTTCGGGACAGAGTGCGGGTAAGTCCGCAACGACGCTTGCGACCATCTACGACATGAGCGCCTACACCTTTAAGATGGCCATCGACGAGACGGATATCTCGAAAATTCAGGTGGGGCAGAAGGTCGAAATCACCGCGGACGCAATGCCGGGTGAGACCTTCGGCGGCACGGTCACGAACATCAGCTTAGAGGGCAGTTCTCAGGGCGGCGTCTCGACCTATCCGGTGACCGTCACGCTTGACAACACGGACAAACTCCTGCCCGGCATGAACATCAACGCGAAAATCGTAATCGGCAGCGCAAGCGGCGTGCTCTGCATTCCGGCGGATGCGCTCATGCGGGACAATCAGGTCTATGTGAAGGATGACTCCGTTACCGAGGCTCAGGGCGAAGTGCCGGCGGGCTTCCGCGCGGTCACGGTCGAAACCGGACTCATCACCGCAGATAAGGTGCAAATCACCTCCGACAACATCAAGGTGGGCGATGAAGTCTTTGTGCAGCCCAAGGTTTTGAATACGCCCGACGCCATGAGTATGTATATCAACGGCGATCAGGGCGCAGAGGCCGACCAGGGCGCGGCGGGTGACACGGGCGCAGCGGACGCCGATCAGGGCGGTGATGCGAATGGGCAGAATTAA
- the tpiA gene encoding triose-phosphate isomerase: MRRKIIAGNWKMNMTPSEAKALATTLAPLVKNPEVDVVYCVPFIDIFPVKEVIAGTAVHLGAENVYFEEKGAFTGETSPAMLKDAGVEYVIIGHSERREYFHETDEIINKKLLKLLEHQFKPILCCGESLAQREAGVTMDFIRMQLKLAFQGVSASDAAKVTIAYEPIWAIGTGKTATVAQAEEVCRGIREAVKELYGEKVSEEIRIQYGGSMNEKNCKELLAEPDIDGGLIGGASLKPEFGKIVNYKAL, encoded by the coding sequence ATGAGAAGAAAGATTATTGCGGGAAACTGGAAGATGAACATGACGCCGAGCGAGGCGAAGGCACTGGCGACCACGCTGGCACCGCTCGTTAAGAACCCGGAGGTCGACGTGGTCTACTGCGTGCCCTTTATCGACATCTTCCCGGTCAAAGAAGTGATTGCGGGCACGGCGGTGCACCTCGGCGCGGAGAATGTCTACTTTGAGGAGAAGGGCGCCTTTACCGGCGAGACCTCTCCGGCCATGTTAAAGGACGCGGGTGTCGAGTATGTGATTATCGGCCACTCCGAGCGGAGAGAGTACTTCCACGAGACCGATGAGATCATCAACAAGAAACTCTTAAAGCTCCTCGAGCATCAGTTTAAGCCGATTCTCTGCTGCGGCGAGAGCCTTGCGCAGCGCGAGGCGGGTGTCACGATGGACTTCATCCGGATGCAGTTAAAGCTCGCGTTTCAGGGCGTCAGCGCTTCGGATGCGGCAAAGGTCACGATTGCCTATGAGCCGATTTGGGCCATCGGCACCGGTAAGACCGCAACCGTCGCACAGGCAGAGGAAGTGTGCCGCGGCATCCGTGAGGCCGTGAAGGAGCTCTACGGCGAGAAGGTCTCGGAGGAGATTCGCATTCAGTACGGCGGCTCCATGAACGAGAAGAACTGCAAGGAACTCCTTGCAGAGCCGGACATCGACGGCGGCCTGATCGGCGGCGCGTCCTTAAAGCCGGAATTCGGAAAGATTGTAAATTACAAGGCACTCTGA
- a CDS encoding S-layer homology domain-containing protein, whose product MIRGRKSLACLLSAVAVVSTVASPLSVYANTSSNFAYRRQVIALSGIMPTTGGMSEKVTRAQFAQMLVRASAYRSVLTKTSNVSVFADVKSGDEYAASIRLAAEQGWMTGYLGGKFKPSEPVRLNEAAKGVLGLLGYTADDFAGDQFNKRMAQYASSDLNENIGYSDPQTELTKADCVNLFYNLLKAKQKSGGVYASVLNAEVDAHGEVNALKMADNTTRGPKVAESRTQVDNIIPFRLDDATIFMNGREVQKEALYAAAAQYAVIYYSSQTKTVWAYNADTDSDADKRVARGVVEAIYYQNTNTLTPSAVKLDDGNVYQLNSTEMQFVFSVYGSVKVGDHVVLIYQASSGGAAAEGEEGSQSFSVVDYVEP is encoded by the coding sequence ATGATTCGTGGAAGAAAATCCCTTGCATGCCTGCTGAGTGCGGTCGCGGTGGTAAGCACCGTGGCATCGCCGCTCAGTGTCTATGCAAATACAAGCAGTAACTTTGCTTATCGCCGTCAGGTCATAGCGCTCTCGGGCATTATGCCGACCACCGGCGGCATGTCGGAAAAGGTGACGCGCGCGCAGTTCGCGCAGATGTTGGTCAGAGCCTCCGCCTACCGCAGTGTGCTCACGAAGACCAGCAATGTATCGGTCTTCGCGGATGTGAAGTCCGGCGATGAATATGCGGCTTCAATTCGTCTTGCGGCGGAGCAGGGCTGGATGACCGGCTATCTCGGCGGCAAGTTTAAGCCGTCCGAGCCCGTGCGCTTAAACGAGGCGGCAAAGGGCGTGCTGGGGCTGCTCGGCTACACGGCGGATGACTTTGCGGGCGATCAGTTCAACAAGCGCATGGCGCAGTATGCAAGCTCGGATTTAAACGAGAACATCGGCTACAGCGACCCGCAGACCGAGCTCACGAAGGCGGACTGCGTGAACCTCTTCTATAACCTCCTGAAGGCAAAGCAGAAGAGCGGCGGCGTCTATGCGAGTGTGCTGAACGCCGAGGTGGATGCGCACGGCGAGGTGAACGCCCTCAAGATGGCGGACAACACGACGCGCGGCCCGAAGGTCGCGGAGAGCCGCACGCAGGTGGACAATATCATCCCCTTCCGTTTAGACGATGCGACCATCTTCATGAACGGCAGAGAGGTGCAGAAAGAGGCGCTCTACGCCGCGGCGGCGCAGTACGCGGTCATTTACTACAGCTCGCAGACCAAGACGGTCTGGGCTTACAATGCGGACACGGATTCCGATGCCGACAAGCGCGTGGCGCGCGGTGTGGTCGAGGCCATCTATTATCAGAATACAAATACGCTCACGCCGAGCGCGGTCAAGCTGGACGACGGAAATGTCTATCAGCTCAATTCGACCGAGATGCAGTTTGTGTTCTCGGTCTACGGCAGCGTGAAGGTCGGTGACCATGTGGTATTGATTTATCAGGCTTCTTCCGGCGGCGCGGCCGCCGAGGGCGAAGAGGGAAGCCAGAGCTTCAGCGTTGTGGACTACGTGGAACCGTAA
- a CDS encoding zinc-ribbon domain-containing protein: MYCRYCGAELKPEAKFCTSCGMKIQPIGKAEEAKAEQPKTEQTGVAAGAAAVNAETTEAAAPKAEQPLPAAKTPPEEKKPEGGKSKKGLLLIPLFLLLAGLGVGVGIFIGSRQGGGKESDPFAKRETRESSETSAEGSGESTAAEAASESGADEDGEATEKTEKLVLADENTELGALQRSIATLNSEAAAGQRIAINEIKHSVGVRNPGESWNSDVFYTLEGYENRPGYVNKNLCRLEQKQLINADTGNLIDYTVYINPNDGVANKIVAIEYLVSGGLQVTEYYYDANRMPRFVYQYLIDNYVAGYAVPDKAGERFLFGSDTLLTWRAVRDGGFKWNCAANASEAERLRKSWPANTIFLYQNENADMRRAFDERESIMLNAAYNTYETVMNAQNLTGISGYAYDEQGQGVENARVLLYRSEDRKLLYEGKTDADGRYRIVVPGESRQYELRLVKAPYRSCEIYGINVDSEQLAAYQTPVYFLPRGGAATDYRLRLGDALHYNESGSGMRTVFASVINVRAGINNRTGRIVSTAQTDGSGVANVKLRPGVYTVELVADGYETVYDTLVARSDGETEREFFAAPTVGSGQVSIVLTWGAVPADLDSHLFTQRGAESSHVWFGGKVDSFGNDLDVDDVSSYGPETVTIKQFSAQDYYKYCVVDFTNSVYNNFQSYELSNSGATVQVYTDQGLAATYHVPTNRPGVVWEIFEIRNGRITPIQRYYNYASTQDWWMHD, from the coding sequence ATGTATTGCAGGTATTGCGGGGCCGAGTTAAAGCCCGAGGCAAAGTTTTGTACGAGTTGCGGCATGAAGATACAGCCTATCGGTAAAGCGGAAGAGGCAAAAGCGGAACAGCCGAAGACAGAGCAGACAGGCGTCGCGGCTGGAGCGGCGGCCGTAAATGCGGAGACAACGGAAGCGGCGGCACCCAAGGCGGAACAGCCGCTGCCCGCTGCGAAGACGCCGCCGGAAGAGAAAAAGCCGGAGGGCGGAAAGTCGAAAAAGGGCTTGCTTCTCATTCCGCTCTTCTTACTGCTCGCGGGACTCGGCGTGGGTGTCGGCATTTTCATCGGTTCCCGGCAGGGCGGCGGCAAAGAGAGCGACCCCTTCGCGAAGCGCGAGACCCGGGAGAGCAGCGAGACGAGCGCGGAAGGAAGCGGTGAGAGCACTGCGGCGGAAGCTGCCTCCGAGAGCGGCGCAGACGAGGACGGCGAGGCGACGGAGAAGACGGAAAAATTGGTTCTCGCGGATGAAAACACCGAGCTCGGCGCCCTGCAGCGCAGCATTGCGACTTTAAACAGCGAAGCGGCTGCGGGACAGCGCATTGCAATCAATGAGATCAAGCACAGTGTGGGCGTGCGGAATCCGGGAGAAAGCTGGAACTCGGATGTCTTCTACACCCTCGAGGGCTATGAGAACCGGCCCGGTTATGTGAATAAGAACCTCTGCCGCCTCGAGCAAAAGCAGCTCATCAATGCGGACACGGGAAATCTCATCGATTACACGGTATACATCAACCCGAACGACGGCGTTGCGAATAAGATTGTCGCAATCGAATATCTGGTCAGCGGAGGGTTACAGGTCACGGAGTATTACTATGACGCGAACCGCATGCCGCGCTTTGTCTACCAGTATCTCATCGACAACTATGTCGCGGGCTACGCGGTGCCGGACAAGGCCGGTGAACGCTTCCTTTTCGGCAGCGATACCCTGCTCACCTGGCGCGCGGTCCGGGACGGCGGCTTTAAGTGGAACTGCGCGGCAAACGCAAGCGAGGCAGAGCGTCTCCGAAAGTCCTGGCCCGCCAATACGATATTCCTCTATCAGAACGAAAATGCGGATATGCGGCGCGCCTTCGACGAGCGGGAATCCATCATGCTGAATGCCGCGTACAATACCTATGAGACCGTCATGAATGCGCAGAACCTGACGGGCATCAGCGGCTATGCCTATGACGAGCAAGGGCAGGGCGTTGAGAATGCGAGAGTCCTGCTGTATCGCAGCGAGGACAGAAAGCTGCTCTATGAGGGCAAGACCGATGCGGACGGTCGCTACCGTATTGTGGTTCCGGGCGAAAGCAGACAGTACGAACTTCGCCTTGTGAAGGCACCCTACCGGTCCTGCGAGATCTACGGCATCAACGTGGACAGCGAGCAGCTCGCGGCTTATCAGACACCGGTTTACTTTTTGCCGCGCGGCGGCGCTGCGACCGACTACCGCCTGCGTCTCGGCGATGCGCTCCACTACAACGAGAGCGGCAGCGGCATGCGCACCGTGTTTGCCTCGGTCATCAATGTGCGCGCGGGCATCAACAACCGCACGGGCCGCATTGTGAGTACGGCGCAGACGGACGGCTCCGGTGTTGCGAATGTGAAGCTGCGTCCCGGTGTATACACGGTAGAACTGGTTGCGGACGGCTATGAGACGGTTTATGACACCCTGGTTGCGCGAAGCGACGGTGAGACCGAGAGAGAGTTCTTTGCGGCGCCGACCGTGGGCTCGGGGCAGGTCTCGATTGTTCTGACCTGGGGCGCGGTTCCCGCGGACCTCGACTCTCACCTCTTCACGCAGCGCGGCGCGGAAAGTTCACACGTCTGGTTCGGCGGCAAGGTGGACAGCTTCGGGAACGATCTTGACGTGGACGATGTGAGCTCCTACGGCCCGGAGACCGTGACCATCAAGCAGTTCTCCGCGCAGGATTACTACAAGTACTGCGTCGTGGACTTTACGAACAGTGTGTACAACAACTTCCAGAGCTACGAGCTCTCGAACTCGGGGGCAACCGTTCAGGTCTACACGGATCAGGGACTCGCTGCGACCTACCACGTGCCGACCAACCGCCCGGGTGTGGTCTGGGAGATCTTTGAAATCCGCAACGGCAGAATTACGCCGATTCAGCGCTACTACAATTATGCGAGCACGCAGGATTGGTGGATGCACGATTGA
- a CDS encoding phosphoglycerate kinase — MLNKKTVDDLKDLKGKKVLVRCDFNVPLKDGVIQNFNRIDGALPTIKKLLDQGAKVILCSHLGKPKGEPLPEMSLSPVAPALSERLGVPVKFISDPVVTGEETRKAAADLKDGEVLLLENTRYRVEETKYGKDEAAEKYAEELAALCDDGIFVDDAFGTAHRAHCSNVGVTKHCKENVVGYLMEKEIRFLGQAVENPVRPFVAILGGAKVSDKLNVINNLLDKVDTLIIGGGMAYTFLKAEGQSIGNSLCEEDKLSYCLDMLKKAEEKGVKLLLPVDHVAAEKFAADAPHKVVDEIPEGYMGLDIGPKSIARFTEALKGAKTVVWNGPMGVFEFEAFAAGTLAVCKAVAELKDATTVVGGGDSVNAVKRLGFADRMTHISTGGGASLEFLEGKELPGVAAADNKD, encoded by the coding sequence ATGTTAAACAAGAAGACCGTAGACGATCTCAAAGACTTAAAGGGCAAAAAAGTACTGGTGCGCTGCGACTTTAACGTTCCGCTGAAGGACGGCGTGATCCAGAACTTTAACCGCATCGACGGCGCGCTGCCGACCATCAAGAAGCTCCTCGATCAGGGCGCAAAGGTGATTCTCTGCTCCCATCTCGGCAAGCCGAAGGGCGAGCCGCTGCCGGAGATGAGCCTTTCCCCGGTCGCACCGGCACTTTCCGAGCGCCTCGGGGTCCCGGTCAAGTTTATCTCGGATCCGGTCGTGACCGGCGAAGAGACCCGGAAGGCAGCTGCGGACTTAAAGGACGGCGAGGTGCTGCTCCTTGAAAATACGCGCTACCGCGTCGAGGAGACCAAGTACGGCAAGGATGAGGCAGCCGAGAAGTACGCGGAAGAGCTCGCGGCGCTCTGCGACGACGGCATTTTTGTCGATGACGCCTTCGGCACCGCACACCGCGCACACTGCTCGAATGTCGGCGTCACGAAGCACTGCAAGGAGAACGTGGTCGGCTACCTCATGGAGAAGGAGATTCGCTTCCTCGGTCAGGCGGTCGAGAACCCGGTGCGCCCCTTTGTCGCAATTCTCGGCGGCGCAAAGGTCTCGGACAAGCTGAACGTCATCAACAATCTGCTCGACAAGGTGGATACGCTGATCATCGGCGGCGGTATGGCATATACCTTCTTAAAGGCAGAGGGACAGAGCATAGGTAACTCGCTCTGCGAAGAGGATAAGCTTTCTTACTGCCTCGACATGCTGAAGAAGGCGGAAGAGAAGGGCGTTAAGCTCCTGCTTCCGGTGGACCATGTTGCGGCGGAGAAGTTTGCGGCCGATGCACCGCACAAGGTGGTGGATGAGATTCCGGAGGGCTACATGGGCCTCGATATCGGACCGAAGAGCATTGCGCGCTTTACCGAGGCGCTTAAGGGCGCGAAGACCGTGGTCTGGAACGGCCCGATGGGCGTCTTCGAGTTTGAGGCATTTGCGGCGGGCACCCTGGCTGTCTGCAAGGCGGTCGCGGAGCTGAAAGACGCGACAACCGTGGTCGGCGGCGGTGACTCCGTGAACGCGGTGAAGCGCCTCGGCTTTGCGGATCGCATGACGCACATTTCGACCGGCGGCGGCGCTTCGCTCGAGTTCCTGGAGGGCAAGGAGCTCCCGGGTGTTGCGGCGGCGGATAACAAGGACTGA
- a CDS encoding ABC transporter ATP-binding protein encodes MGRIKTVQIPQGEVLIEIKDLCKTYVMGDEIIHANDHLNLTIRMGEFVAIVGKSGSGKSTLMNIIGALDVPTSGSYLLGGEDVGDMTQNELADIRNRMIGFIFQQYNLLPKLNILENVELPLLYAHVSGEERKERALRQLERVGLKDKAKNMPNQLSGGQQQRVSIARALAGNPSLLLADEPTGALDSKTSRQILDFFQELHKEGNTIVMITHDNSIAVKAKRVVRIQDGQINFDGKAEDYAAII; translated from the coding sequence ATGGGCAGAATTAAGACCGTCCAAATTCCGCAGGGCGAGGTACTGATTGAGATCAAGGATCTCTGCAAGACCTATGTGATGGGCGATGAGATTATCCACGCGAACGATCACTTGAACTTGACGATACGGATGGGCGAGTTTGTTGCGATTGTCGGTAAGTCCGGTTCCGGTAAGTCCACGCTGATGAACATCATCGGTGCGCTGGATGTGCCGACTTCCGGAAGTTATCTGCTCGGCGGCGAAGATGTCGGCGATATGACGCAGAACGAACTCGCGGACATCCGAAACCGCATGATAGGCTTTATCTTCCAGCAGTACAACCTATTGCCGAAACTCAATATTTTGGAAAATGTGGAGCTCCCGCTGCTCTATGCCCATGTTTCGGGCGAGGAGAGAAAGGAGCGCGCCCTTAGACAATTGGAGCGCGTCGGCTTAAAGGACAAGGCGAAGAACATGCCGAATCAGCTCTCGGGCGGTCAGCAGCAGCGTGTCTCGATTGCGCGTGCGCTCGCCGGCAATCCCTCCCTTTTGCTTGCCGATGAGCCGACCGGCGCACTGGACTCGAAGACCAGCCGCCAGATTCTGGACTTTTTTCAGGAACTCCACAAGGAGGGCAACACGATTGTCATGATTACGCACGACAATTCGATTGCGGTGAAGGCAAAGCGGGTCGTGCGGATACAGGACGGACAAATCAACTTTGACGGGAAGGCGGAGGACTATGCTGCAATCATTTAA
- a CDS encoding zinc-ribbon domain-containing protein, translated as MGRCKHCGSEVGEGELFCGNCGTRLSEETTKEAAGAAVDAAEQTADTEPEESQAESPEPETTAQTEPVGNAAQTAADGNEAPRGVAEETTQTAAAEREVQAAPPQERAGKKKKGGIFAIIGAAALALLLIGFGLRTALKTTEPVGQRFLRMQLATLEREGKAFDGMDKVFENGFSSDFLLTAKLSESRMIALSRSGILSENGMRILRDGIRARFYLGKKFEKAVLNLEFASGENPVLNVDCFIDPDRLGFHIPQQSKKVYVTRYPEVLKEMGSESRISTSLFAELRFPKELGRASAKRYGKLVADAINRNNLEVEKRSYRSRVLKPELKHSLDKDYTVYSWEPQAAELERLFRNIADAMEKDSELAAWFDRRQEIGEQFAQAMGVSQGQGAKFRDLADTLRDNAETYAENLEERKFAWKLVTEGKEVRAILLQLDGGDTTLLCYERDTDKDKLYRGLALPGFMLTEKRDREKSGYYGTVAGRVYWDYETKEFALKYNNLDFKKGSVLGLPCGKYRLNVNDGGSAAELKFEVRDEGGFSYYELKNDYGSFTLKASKSGSATLPEGEEVNIDDELLDGNVPQQRISDFISEL; from the coding sequence ATGGGTAGATGCAAGCATTGCGGCAGTGAAGTGGGCGAAGGTGAGCTCTTTTGCGGAAACTGCGGTACCCGGCTTTCGGAGGAGACAACAAAGGAGGCGGCGGGCGCTGCCGTAGATGCGGCGGAACAAACTGCGGATACAGAGCCGGAGGAAAGTCAGGCGGAGTCCCCTGAGCCGGAAACGACGGCGCAGACGGAACCGGTCGGAAATGCAGCGCAGACGGCAGCGGACGGAAACGAAGCGCCGCGCGGAGTGGCGGAAGAGACGACGCAGACGGCAGCGGCCGAGCGCGAGGTGCAGGCAGCACCTCCGCAGGAAAGAGCCGGAAAGAAGAAAAAGGGCGGGATCTTTGCAATCATCGGCGCGGCAGCGCTCGCACTTTTATTGATCGGCTTCGGCCTTAGAACGGCACTGAAAACGACGGAGCCGGTCGGGCAGCGTTTTCTTAGGATGCAACTCGCAACACTGGAGCGTGAGGGCAAGGCGTTTGACGGCATGGATAAGGTCTTTGAGAACGGCTTTTCGAGTGACTTTCTGCTCACCGCGAAGCTCAGCGAGAGCCGCATGATTGCACTCTCTCGGAGCGGCATACTCTCGGAGAACGGCATGCGTATTTTGCGAGACGGCATACGCGCGCGCTTCTATCTCGGGAAAAAGTTCGAGAAGGCCGTGCTCAACCTGGAATTTGCAAGCGGGGAAAACCCGGTGCTGAATGTGGACTGCTTTATCGATCCGGATCGCCTCGGCTTTCACATTCCGCAGCAGAGCAAGAAGGTCTATGTGACGCGCTATCCGGAGGTCCTTAAGGAGATGGGAAGCGAGTCGCGTATCAGCACTTCTCTCTTTGCAGAGTTGCGCTTCCCGAAGGAGCTCGGCAGAGCTTCGGCGAAGCGCTACGGAAAACTCGTGGCGGATGCAATCAACCGCAACAATTTGGAGGTTGAAAAGCGGAGCTATCGCTCGCGGGTCCTAAAGCCCGAGTTAAAACACTCGCTCGACAAGGACTATACCGTGTACAGCTGGGAGCCGCAAGCGGCGGAACTGGAGCGCCTCTTCCGGAACATTGCGGATGCCATGGAGAAGGACAGCGAACTTGCGGCCTGGTTTGACCGGCGGCAGGAAATTGGCGAGCAGTTTGCACAGGCCATGGGAGTGTCACAGGGACAAGGCGCCAAGTTCCGAGACCTCGCGGATACGCTTCGAGACAATGCGGAAACGTACGCCGAGAATCTGGAGGAGCGCAAGTTCGCCTGGAAGCTTGTGACGGAGGGGAAGGAAGTCCGCGCGATTCTGCTGCAGCTCGACGGGGGAGATACCACGCTCCTTTGCTATGAGCGCGATACGGATAAAGACAAGCTGTACCGCGGACTCGCTCTGCCGGGATTTATGCTGACCGAGAAGCGTGACCGCGAGAAGAGCGGCTACTACGGCACCGTGGCAGGGCGTGTTTATTGGGATTACGAAACGAAGGAGTTTGCGCTGAAGTACAACAACCTGGACTTTAAGAAAGGGAGTGTGCTCGGCCTGCCCTGCGGAAAGTACCGTCTGAATGTAAACGACGGCGGTTCGGCGGCAGAGCTTAAGTTCGAGGTGAGAGATGAAGGCGGTTTCTCTTACTATGAGCTGAAGAACGATTACGGCAGCTTCACCCTGAAAGCATCGAAGTCCGGAAGCGCAACCCTTCCGGAGGGGGAGGAAGTGAATATCGACGACGAACTGCTGGACGGCAATGTGCCGCAGCAGCGAATTTCGGATTTTATCAGTGAGCTCTGA